The proteins below come from a single Gordonia pseudamarae genomic window:
- a CDS encoding enoyl-CoA hydratase-related protein, translating into MAEYVTLETSADHPGVGTILLSRPPMNALSRQVQAELAAAAREASVRDDIKAVVVYGGPKVLAAGADVKEMNDLSYAEITKITADLQADLGSIAGIPKPTVAAITGYALGGGLEVALGADRRIAGDNAKLGVPEILLGIIPGGGGTQRLARLIGPAKAKDLIFTGRFVGAEEALAIGLVDEVVAPDDVYSAALAWAGQFVGAASVALAAAKAAIDLGVETDLATGLKIEEQQFATLFTTEDRTIGMASFVENGPGKATFVGR; encoded by the coding sequence ATGGCCGAGTATGTCACCCTCGAAACCTCCGCGGACCACCCCGGTGTGGGCACGATCCTGCTGAGCAGACCGCCGATGAACGCGCTGAGTCGGCAGGTACAGGCCGAGTTGGCCGCAGCCGCACGTGAGGCGTCGGTGCGCGACGACATCAAGGCCGTCGTCGTCTACGGCGGCCCCAAGGTGCTGGCCGCGGGCGCCGACGTGAAGGAGATGAACGACCTGAGCTACGCGGAGATAACGAAGATCACCGCCGACCTGCAGGCCGACCTCGGTTCGATCGCGGGCATCCCCAAGCCCACGGTCGCGGCGATCACCGGTTACGCCCTGGGCGGCGGCCTTGAGGTGGCCCTGGGCGCGGACCGGCGCATCGCCGGTGACAACGCGAAGCTGGGCGTGCCGGAGATCCTGCTCGGCATCATCCCCGGTGGCGGTGGCACCCAGCGGCTCGCCCGGCTCATCGGCCCGGCCAAGGCCAAGGATCTGATCTTTACCGGCCGCTTCGTCGGTGCCGAGGAGGCATTGGCGATCGGGCTGGTCGACGAGGTCGTGGCCCCCGATGACGTGTACAGCGCGGCACTGGCGTGGGCCGGCCAGTTCGTCGGCGCCGCTTCGGTGGCGCTGGCCGCGGCCAAGGCCGCCATCGACCTGGGAGTGGAAACCGACCTGGCGACCGGCCTGAAGATCGAGGAACAGCAGTTCGCCACGCTGTTCACCACCGAGGACCGGACCATCGGCATGGCCTCGTTCGTCGAGAACGGTCCCGGTAAGGCCACGTTCGTCGGCCGCTAG
- the serB gene encoding phosphoserine phosphatase SerB yields the protein MANSSEETTVLITVTGPDKPGVTSTLMGALAGQRVSLLDVEQVVIRGRLTLGVLVASTGDPQDVQEVVEQAMDSVGIDVHVDVGVNSGSRSPSTHAVVLLGSPVTARAFRAVAAALAAQGGNIDSIRGIADYPLTGLELMVSVAGRDDVAADAVLRKALAEVAAGHEVDIAVERGGLARRAKRLIVFDVDSTLIQGEVIEMLAAKAGREAEVAAVTESAMRGELDFAQSLHQRVAALAGLDASVIDEVAASLELTPGARTTIRTLHRLGYHCGVVSGGFRQVIDPLAAELELDFVRANTLEIGPDGTLTGKVVGEIVDRPGKARALRAFAEQVGIPMAQTVAVGDGANDIDMLSVAGQGIAFNAKPALREVADAALSHPFLDAVLFILGITRDEIEAADAADGVLRRVPLD from the coding sequence GTGGCCAATTCCTCCGAGGAGACAACAGTTCTGATCACGGTCACCGGGCCCGACAAGCCCGGTGTGACCTCGACCCTGATGGGAGCACTGGCAGGTCAGCGGGTGAGTCTTCTCGACGTCGAGCAGGTCGTCATCCGCGGACGGCTGACGCTCGGGGTCCTCGTGGCGAGCACCGGTGACCCGCAGGACGTTCAGGAGGTGGTCGAGCAGGCCATGGACTCGGTCGGCATCGACGTGCACGTCGATGTCGGCGTCAACTCGGGCAGCCGGAGCCCGTCCACACATGCGGTGGTGCTCCTGGGCAGCCCGGTCACCGCGCGAGCGTTCCGGGCGGTCGCCGCGGCGCTGGCGGCCCAGGGCGGCAACATCGATTCGATCCGCGGGATCGCCGACTACCCGCTCACGGGTCTGGAACTGATGGTGAGTGTGGCCGGCCGCGACGATGTCGCCGCCGACGCGGTACTGCGCAAGGCACTCGCGGAGGTCGCCGCCGGACACGAGGTCGACATCGCCGTCGAACGCGGCGGCCTGGCCCGGCGGGCCAAACGGCTGATCGTGTTCGATGTCGACTCCACCCTGATCCAGGGCGAGGTGATCGAGATGCTGGCCGCCAAGGCGGGCCGTGAGGCCGAGGTCGCCGCGGTCACCGAGTCGGCGATGCGCGGCGAACTCGATTTCGCGCAGTCGCTGCACCAGCGGGTGGCCGCCCTGGCCGGTCTCGACGCATCGGTCATCGACGAGGTCGCCGCTTCGCTCGAGCTGACGCCGGGCGCCCGCACCACGATCCGGACCCTGCACCGCCTCGGGTATCACTGCGGTGTGGTGTCGGGCGGCTTCCGCCAGGTGATCGACCCTCTCGCGGCCGAACTCGAACTCGACTTCGTCCGGGCCAACACGCTGGAGATCGGCCCCGACGGCACACTCACCGGAAAGGTGGTCGGCGAGATCGTCGACCGTCCGGGCAAGGCGCGCGCCCTGCGGGCATTCGCCGAGCAGGTCGGTATCCCGATGGCGCAGACCGTGGCCGTCGGCGACGGCGCCAACGACATCGACATGCTCAGCGTCGCGGGGCAGGGAATCGCGTTCAACGCGAAGCCGGCGTTGCGTGAGGTGGCCGACGCCGCGCTCAGTCACCCGTTCCTGGATGCGGTGCTGTTCATCCTGGGCATCACCCGAGACGAGATCGAGGCCGCCGACGCCGCAGACGGGGTGCTGCGCCGCGTCCCGCTGGACTAG
- a CDS encoding aminoacyl-tRNA hydrolase: protein MNPDEQHVGIEAYRRLTRYVGGHEDPPDPADVLAMQMVLRIEKTSPPDRTDLLTAAARAVALLCLDERTEGEGPWAAPMDAWCDARIRKIARRARGAQWEAAQQVWGVTATEGDAGARAYVPGRVGDIDRRIGKLQIGGTDVPGELQTAPGPGVVLWLGPDLNMTVGKCAAQVGHAAMLAVRLMSAGDATRWHDDGCPLMVRQAATGRWHALLEADARGTAVAVRDAGFTEIAPGSVTVIADIG from the coding sequence GTGAACCCGGACGAGCAGCACGTGGGTATCGAGGCGTACCGGCGGCTGACCCGCTACGTCGGCGGGCACGAGGACCCGCCCGATCCCGCCGACGTACTGGCGATGCAGATGGTGCTGCGCATCGAGAAGACCTCGCCGCCGGACCGTACCGATCTGCTGACCGCCGCGGCCCGCGCGGTGGCCCTGCTGTGCCTGGACGAACGGACCGAGGGCGAGGGTCCGTGGGCGGCGCCGATGGACGCCTGGTGTGATGCCCGGATCCGCAAGATCGCCCGCCGGGCGCGGGGCGCGCAGTGGGAGGCGGCCCAGCAGGTGTGGGGCGTCACCGCCACCGAAGGCGATGCCGGTGCCCGGGCCTACGTTCCCGGCCGGGTCGGGGACATCGACCGGAGGATCGGCAAACTGCAGATCGGCGGCACCGACGTACCCGGTGAGCTGCAGACGGCACCCGGCCCCGGCGTGGTCCTGTGGCTCGGTCCGGACCTGAACATGACCGTCGGCAAGTGTGCCGCCCAGGTGGGGCATGCCGCGATGCTGGCGGTGCGCCTGATGTCCGCCGGGGACGCCACGCGATGGCACGACGACGGCTGCCCGCTGATGGTGCGTCAGGCGGCCACCGGACGCTGGCACGCACTGCTGGAGGCGGACGCGCGGGGCACGGCGGTGGCGGTGCGCGATGCCGGGTTCACCGAGATCGCGCCCGGCTCGGTCACCGTGATCGCCGACATCGGCTGA
- a CDS encoding class I SAM-dependent methyltransferase, with translation MGYSFTADDVAFLRSGQGHAALRAASSLPLSPASMIADIGELRGRYTPFDAALIETVTCRRRARTKLRHADDLLLTDDAVQQATAWPVAQARSVEIVRRYPDAVVHDVTCSVGAELVELSSRLGVAGVIGSDIDPVRVAMAAHNAGTVELSAPTVLLRADALTRASSADVVLADPARRTGSGRVFRLDQLTPSLFELFTVYAGRPLVVKCAPGLDHQNLREQFGFDGEAQVTSLDGGVRETCLWSGPGTRPVRRATVLRSGEGGAVARYEITDDTDDDVPSAEPGEWIIDPDGAIVRAGLVRHYAHRHGLWQLDPQIAYLTGDSVPEAGRGFRIIGQTTVSDKVLRKALHTLDCGALEILVRGLDVDPDALRKRLKPKGTRPLSLVLTRIGRKGVAFICEPGVRGER, from the coding sequence TTGGGCTATTCGTTCACGGCCGACGACGTCGCCTTTCTGCGGTCGGGGCAGGGACATGCGGCGTTGCGTGCGGCCTCGTCGCTGCCGCTGAGTCCGGCGTCGATGATCGCCGACATCGGTGAACTGCGCGGCAGGTACACGCCGTTCGACGCCGCGTTGATCGAGACGGTGACCTGCCGGCGCAGGGCACGGACCAAACTGCGGCACGCCGATGATCTGCTGTTGACCGACGACGCGGTGCAGCAGGCCACGGCATGGCCGGTGGCGCAGGCACGTTCGGTGGAGATCGTGCGGCGCTATCCCGATGCGGTGGTCCATGACGTGACCTGCTCGGTAGGGGCCGAACTTGTGGAACTGTCCTCGCGGCTCGGTGTGGCGGGTGTCATCGGCAGCGACATCGACCCGGTGCGCGTGGCGATGGCGGCGCATAACGCCGGGACCGTCGAACTGTCGGCGCCGACGGTGCTGTTGCGCGCGGATGCGCTCACCCGGGCGTCCTCGGCCGATGTGGTGCTCGCCGACCCGGCTCGGCGTACCGGATCGGGCCGGGTGTTCCGGCTCGACCAGCTCACCCCATCGCTGTTCGAGCTGTTCACCGTGTATGCCGGGCGTCCGTTGGTCGTGAAGTGTGCGCCGGGGCTCGACCATCAGAACCTGCGCGAGCAGTTCGGATTCGATGGGGAGGCGCAGGTCACCTCCCTCGACGGTGGTGTACGTGAAACCTGCCTCTGGTCGGGGCCGGGTACGCGGCCGGTGCGCCGGGCCACGGTCCTGCGTAGCGGTGAGGGCGGTGCGGTCGCGCGCTACGAGATCACCGATGACACCGACGACGACGTCCCGTCCGCCGAACCGGGGGAGTGGATCATCGACCCCGACGGCGCGATCGTGCGCGCCGGACTGGTGCGCCACTACGCTCACCGGCACGGGTTGTGGCAGTTGGATCCGCAGATCGCCTACCTGACCGGTGATTCGGTTCCGGAGGCCGGCCGTGGGTTCCGCATCATCGGACAGACTACGGTGTCGGACAAGGTATTACGCAAAGCCCTGCACACACTCGACTGCGGCGCGCTGGAGATCCTGGTCCGGGGACTCGACGTGGACCCAGATGCCTTGCGTAAGCGACTCAAGCCCAAGGGGACCCGGCCGCTGTCGTTGGTGCTCACCCGCATCGGACGCAAAGGTGTGGCGTTCATCTGCGAACCCGGGGTGCGCGGCGAACGTTGA
- a CDS encoding NUDIX hydrolase, which produces MDRSGSGVDPDTGAAVPAQPSVPRDAATVLLVRDGTDGVEVFLQRRVKTMAFAGGMTVFPGGGVDERDAEADIAWSGPDAQWWARTFGSTEPVAQSLVCAAVRETFEECGVLIATDVDGRFPEPGTLADERARLVDKSLSLAGFLTARGLTLRADLLAPLSHWIAPVIEKRRYDTRFFIAALPAGQQADAETSEVSVAGWLSAREALRRWADRQHFLLPPTWSQLRELARHDTVAELMAAPREITTVMPEATTAMMTGLRFPFSDEYFVELDGRLPSDALR; this is translated from the coding sequence ATGGATAGGTCGGGGTCCGGGGTCGACCCGGACACCGGGGCGGCCGTTCCGGCACAGCCGTCGGTACCGCGTGATGCGGCCACGGTGCTGCTGGTCCGCGACGGCACCGACGGCGTGGAGGTGTTTCTGCAACGGCGCGTCAAGACGATGGCGTTCGCCGGTGGGATGACGGTATTTCCCGGTGGCGGTGTCGACGAGCGTGACGCAGAGGCCGATATCGCCTGGAGCGGCCCGGATGCCCAGTGGTGGGCGCGGACCTTCGGATCCACCGAACCGGTCGCGCAGTCGCTGGTATGTGCGGCGGTCCGTGAGACGTTCGAGGAATGCGGCGTGCTGATCGCCACCGACGTCGACGGCAGATTTCCCGAACCCGGCACCCTTGCCGACGAGCGCGCGCGGCTCGTCGACAAGTCCCTTTCGCTGGCCGGCTTCCTGACCGCCCGGGGATTGACGTTGCGTGCGGATCTGCTTGCGCCGCTGTCGCATTGGATTGCCCCGGTGATTGAGAAGCGACGCTATGACACCCGTTTCTTCATCGCGGCCCTGCCCGCGGGTCAGCAGGCCGACGCCGAGACCTCGGAGGTGTCGGTCGCGGGCTGGTTGTCGGCGCGTGAGGCGCTGCGCCGTTGGGCCGATCGGCAACATTTCCTGCTGCCGCCCACCTGGTCGCAGCTGCGCGAGCTCGCTCGTCACGACACCGTCGCCGAACTCATGGCGGCACCCCGTGAGATCACCACCGTGATGCCGGAGGCGACCACGGCGATGATGACCGGGCTGCGGTTCCCGTTCTCGGACGAGTACTTCGTCGAGCTCGACGGCCGGTTGCCGTCCGACGCGCTCCGCTGA
- a CDS encoding class I SAM-dependent methyltransferase, whose product MTTEPTIDPEPNPHATEEQVQAALKDTKLAQVLYHDWEAETYDEKWSISFDERCIDYARGRFDAAIGADDAPLPYGRAMELGCGTGFFLLNLMQSGVAEKGSVTDLSPGMVKVALRNAENLGLDVDGRVADAEKIPYDDNTFDLVVGHAVLHHIPDVELSLREVLRVLKPGGRFVFAGEPSTIGDFYARWMSRATWWATTNITKIGPLQSWRRPQEELDESSRAAALEAVVDIHTFDPDELAGIARSAGATDVKTATEELAAAMLGWPVRTFEAAVPAEKLGWGWAGFAFGGWKRMTWLDENVLRKVVPQKYFYNVVVTGVKPGEPSDV is encoded by the coding sequence ATGACGACCGAACCCACCATCGATCCCGAACCCAACCCGCACGCCACCGAGGAGCAGGTGCAGGCGGCACTCAAGGACACCAAGCTCGCGCAGGTGCTCTACCACGACTGGGAAGCCGAGACCTACGACGAGAAGTGGTCGATCAGTTTCGACGAGCGCTGCATCGACTACGCGCGTGGGCGTTTCGACGCGGCCATCGGGGCGGACGATGCTCCGTTGCCGTACGGCCGGGCCATGGAACTGGGTTGCGGCACCGGATTCTTCCTGCTCAACCTGATGCAGTCCGGCGTGGCGGAGAAGGGTTCGGTCACCGACCTGTCGCCGGGCATGGTGAAGGTGGCGCTGCGCAACGCCGAGAACCTGGGCCTGGACGTCGACGGCCGCGTCGCCGACGCCGAGAAGATCCCGTACGACGACAACACCTTCGATCTGGTTGTCGGGCATGCGGTGCTGCATCACATCCCGGACGTCGAGCTGTCGTTGCGCGAGGTGCTGCGGGTGCTCAAGCCCGGCGGCCGGTTCGTGTTCGCCGGTGAGCCGTCCACCATCGGTGACTTCTACGCCCGCTGGATGAGCCGCGCCACCTGGTGGGCCACCACCAACATCACCAAGATCGGCCCCTTGCAGTCGTGGCGCCGCCCGCAGGAGGAACTCGACGAGTCCTCGCGCGCAGCGGCTCTGGAGGCCGTGGTCGACATCCACACCTTCGATCCGGACGAGCTGGCCGGCATCGCCCGCAGCGCGGGTGCCACCGACGTCAAGACTGCCACCGAAGAGCTGGCCGCCGCCATGCTCGGCTGGCCGGTGCGTACCTTCGAGGCCGCCGTACCCGCCGAGAAGCTCGGCTGGGGCTGGGCCGGATTCGCCTTCGGCGGCTGGAAGCGGATGACCTGGCTCGATGAGAACGTCCTGCGCAAGGTCGTTCCGCAGAAGTACTTTTACAACGTCGTAGTCACCGGTGTGAAGCCCGGCGAGCCGTCGGACGTCTGA
- a CDS encoding NUDIX hydrolase, with amino-acid sequence MPEVIATPRDAATVVLVRDGVSGLEVFLLRRVAEMAFAAGMTVFPGGGVDAADDTDVDWAGPGPSWWADRFGTDPVAARMLVVAAVRETFEECGVLLATGGDGLVPSPGEVAADRDALVAKELSFGGLMRRRALTLRADWLAPLAHWITPPVSVRRYSTHFFLAALPDGQEADGSTSEASAVAWVRPGDALEAWSRGVHSLLPPTWARLRELSSYRTVADAFAAERAVEVVGQDDAADPYGLTFDGSADYFAMFNARDDRSGR; translated from the coding sequence ATGCCGGAGGTGATCGCCACGCCGCGTGATGCGGCGACGGTGGTTCTGGTGCGGGACGGGGTGTCGGGGCTCGAGGTGTTCTTGCTGCGCAGGGTCGCCGAGATGGCGTTCGCCGCGGGGATGACCGTGTTTCCCGGCGGCGGCGTCGATGCCGCCGACGACACCGACGTGGATTGGGCCGGGCCGGGGCCGTCGTGGTGGGCCGACAGGTTCGGTACCGATCCGGTGGCCGCCCGGATGCTGGTGGTGGCCGCGGTCCGGGAGACTTTCGAGGAGTGCGGGGTGCTGCTGGCCACCGGCGGCGACGGACTGGTCCCATCGCCCGGTGAGGTGGCCGCCGACCGCGACGCGCTGGTGGCAAAGGAGTTGTCGTTCGGCGGCCTCATGCGCCGCAGAGCCCTCACACTGCGCGCTGATTGGCTTGCGCCCCTGGCGCATTGGATCACTCCGCCGGTGTCGGTCAGGCGGTACAGTACGCATTTCTTCCTCGCGGCACTGCCCGACGGGCAGGAGGCCGACGGTTCCACCTCCGAGGCCTCCGCGGTGGCCTGGGTCCGGCCCGGCGACGCTCTGGAAGCGTGGTCACGAGGCGTGCATTCGCTGCTTCCGCCAACCTGGGCGCGGTTGCGTGAGCTGAGCTCGTACCGCACGGTCGCCGACGCCTTTGCCGCCGAACGGGCGGTCGAGGTGGTGGGCCAGGACGACGCCGCGGACCCGTACGGCCTGACGTTCGACGGCTCGGCCGACTATTTCGCCATGTTCAACGCACGGGATGATCGATCCGGTCGGTGA
- a CDS encoding ABC transporter ATP-binding protein codes for MLESDPDLLIDFRDVSVVRDGKTLLGPVSWQVELDERWVIIGPNGAGKTTLMRLAAGELYPTTGAAFVLNEQLGRVELRELSTRIGVSSPALVDRVPDDEVVSDVVVSAGYAVLGRWKEQYDDVDRSQAVESLESMGAEHLADRAFGTLSEGERKRVIISRALMTDPELLLLDEPAAGLDLGGREELVARLSDLAQDPDAPAIALITHHVEEIPAGFTHALLLSEGGVIAQGLLPEVLTSANLSTAFRQQIMLSKSGGRFFARRSRRAGGHRRA; via the coding sequence GTGCTCGAATCCGATCCTGATCTGCTCATCGATTTTCGTGATGTGTCGGTGGTCCGTGACGGGAAAACACTTCTCGGGCCGGTGTCCTGGCAGGTCGAACTCGACGAGCGCTGGGTGATCATCGGTCCCAACGGCGCCGGTAAGACCACTCTGATGCGCCTTGCCGCGGGCGAGCTGTACCCGACGACCGGTGCCGCGTTCGTCCTCAATGAGCAACTCGGCCGCGTCGAACTGCGCGAGTTGAGCACCCGGATCGGGGTGTCCAGTCCCGCACTGGTGGATCGGGTGCCCGACGACGAGGTGGTCAGCGACGTGGTGGTGTCCGCCGGCTACGCAGTGCTCGGGCGGTGGAAGGAACAGTACGACGATGTCGATCGGTCGCAGGCGGTGGAGTCACTCGAATCGATGGGTGCCGAGCATCTGGCCGACCGTGCGTTCGGCACCCTGTCGGAGGGGGAACGCAAGCGGGTGATCATCTCGCGCGCGTTGATGACCGACCCCGAACTGCTGTTGCTCGACGAACCGGCCGCAGGGCTCGACCTGGGCGGGCGGGAGGAACTGGTGGCCCGGCTCTCGGATCTGGCACAGGACCCCGACGCCCCGGCGATCGCGTTGATCACCCACCACGTCGAGGAGATCCCGGCGGGCTTCACCCACGCCTTGCTGCTCTCGGAGGGCGGGGTGATCGCGCAGGGACTGTTGCCGGAGGTACTCACCAGCGCCAATCTGTCCACCGCGTTCCGCCAGCAGATCATGCTCTCGAAGTCGGGGGGCCGGTTCTTCGCGCGGCGTAGCCGCAGGGCCGGGGGACACCGCCGGGCCTGA
- a CDS encoding LLM class flavin-dependent oxidoreductase, translated as MSVDLSILDLAQVGRSETVAASFAASVDLARGAEQWGYKRIWYAEHHNMSTIASSAPAVLIAHVAAHTSSIRLGAGGVMLPNHAPLTVAEQFGTLAELHPGRIDLGLGRAPGSDQKTFTALRRTIADAERFPQDVLELQGYLTGQSHVEGVTATPGAGTDVPLYILGSSLFGAQVAAALGLPYAFASHFAPQALTEAVALYRREFRPSAVLAQPYVIAGVGVIADEDADRAAAQLRAAKRARINVLFARDRQFTDEECDAILTMPQGRQIEQMMTYCGVGTPAQVREYLDWFTGHADADELILASFAPDREVWRNTFAHLAPVPAPVG; from the coding sequence ATGTCCGTTGATCTTTCGATTCTCGATCTTGCACAGGTAGGCCGTTCGGAAACCGTCGCGGCCAGTTTCGCCGCGAGCGTCGACCTGGCCCGAGGCGCCGAACAATGGGGCTACAAGCGCATCTGGTACGCCGAACACCACAACATGTCCACCATCGCCTCCTCGGCCCCGGCGGTCCTCATCGCACATGTGGCCGCCCACACCAGCAGCATCCGGCTCGGCGCCGGCGGCGTGATGCTGCCCAACCACGCACCGCTCACCGTCGCCGAACAGTTCGGGACACTGGCCGAACTGCATCCGGGGCGTATCGACCTGGGCCTGGGCCGGGCTCCCGGCAGCGACCAGAAGACGTTCACCGCGCTGCGCCGCACCATCGCCGACGCCGAACGCTTCCCGCAGGACGTTCTGGAGTTGCAGGGATACCTGACCGGGCAGTCCCACGTCGAAGGCGTCACCGCCACCCCCGGTGCGGGCACCGACGTGCCACTCTACATCCTGGGTTCGTCGTTGTTCGGCGCCCAGGTGGCCGCCGCGCTCGGGCTCCCCTACGCTTTCGCCTCACACTTCGCACCGCAGGCCCTCACCGAGGCCGTCGCCCTGTACCGGCGTGAGTTCCGCCCGTCTGCCGTACTCGCGCAACCATATGTGATCGCCGGTGTCGGGGTGATCGCCGACGAGGACGCCGATCGCGCCGCGGCCCAGCTGCGGGCGGCCAAACGGGCCCGCATCAACGTCCTGTTCGCACGCGACCGGCAGTTCACCGACGAGGAGTGCGACGCGATCCTGACGATGCCGCAGGGACGCCAGATCGAACAGATGATGACCTACTGCGGCGTCGGCACCCCAGCGCAGGTGCGCGAATACCTCGACTGGTTCACCGGACACGCCGACGCCGACGAGTTGATCCTCGCCTCGTTCGCCCCCGACCGTGAGGTGTGGCGCAACACCTTCGCCCACCTGGCCCCCGTTCCGGCACCAGTCGGCTGA
- a CDS encoding GntR family transcriptional regulator encodes MNAPEQSEPAYRTLAAELRGRIMAGHYPDGVRLPTEAELAAEFGLSRQTVRRAFLELVGEGAVYRIPGRGTFASENAGRYLRQLGSIEDLMNLSADTEMRVVEPPARRVDVSAAGRLRLDTDVVYRIVFTRSHDDVPFVLTTVWWPAPVAELIVGRPEVSAGAVSEHTMIGLLEPLLAEPISECIQSITAATAERRVAEVLGCPVGHPVLRVDRLYNNARGVGVELAVSYFLPEHYTYRVTLRRSGA; translated from the coding sequence ATGAACGCGCCTGAGCAGTCCGAGCCGGCCTACCGCACGCTGGCGGCCGAATTGCGCGGCCGCATCATGGCCGGCCACTACCCCGACGGTGTGCGCCTGCCCACCGAGGCCGAACTCGCCGCCGAGTTCGGCCTGAGCAGGCAGACCGTGCGCCGGGCGTTCCTCGAGCTCGTCGGTGAAGGCGCCGTCTACCGGATACCGGGTCGGGGCACGTTCGCCAGCGAGAACGCCGGCAGGTATCTTCGTCAGCTCGGGTCGATCGAGGATCTGATGAATCTGTCGGCCGACACCGAGATGCGGGTGGTCGAACCACCGGCCCGGCGCGTGGACGTGTCCGCCGCCGGTCGCCTGCGGCTGGACACCGACGTGGTCTACCGGATCGTCTTCACCCGCTCCCACGACGATGTTCCGTTCGTGCTGACCACGGTGTGGTGGCCTGCTCCGGTAGCCGAACTGATCGTCGGCAGGCCTGAGGTGTCGGCGGGCGCGGTCAGCGAACACACCATGATCGGACTGCTCGAACCGCTTCTGGCCGAACCGATCTCCGAATGTATACAGTCGATCACCGCGGCCACGGCCGAGCGTCGGGTCGCCGAGGTGCTCGGTTGCCCGGTGGGGCATCCGGTGTTGCGGGTGGACCGACTGTACAACAACGCGCGTGGGGTCGGCGTCGAGCTGGCGGTCAGCTACTTCCTCCCCGAGCACTACACGTACCGGGTGACCCTGCGCAGGTCGGGAGCATAG